The following proteins are encoded in a genomic region of Candidatus Hydrogenedens sp.:
- a CDS encoding bile acid:sodium symporter family protein: MFVFKIFSRLMVLWVILAGVIGYFYPPALTIFKPYKDWFFMFTMAGIGVVLSIEDFIPIVKRPYWVLLGTMAQFIIMPLLGFLLAKGLQLPPNLAIGVILVGSTPGAMASNVISYMAGADVAYSIALTSTSTLLSPVLTPLCTYIFGSVYISVPFWDMFMSIIKMVILPLMIGFGIRYLLKERINRIVDIFPAISSLCIAFICGLVVALNADTFKEVSLLIFSAVVLHNFLGLVLGYGAGVLYRFDEKRRRTLSIEVGMQNAGLGTILALNHFSAESALPNALFATWCIITASVLAELWQWKNRKSQQINNES, from the coding sequence ATGTTTGTATTTAAAATATTCTCTCGTTTAATGGTTCTTTGGGTTATCCTTGCGGGAGTAATAGGTTATTTTTATCCACCTGCATTGACTATTTTTAAGCCATATAAAGACTGGTTTTTCATGTTTACAATGGCAGGGATTGGGGTTGTGCTAAGTATTGAGGATTTCATTCCCATAGTAAAGCGTCCTTACTGGGTATTGTTAGGAACAATGGCTCAATTTATAATTATGCCGTTATTGGGCTTTTTGCTTGCCAAAGGACTACAACTACCCCCCAATTTAGCAATTGGTGTAATTCTGGTTGGTTCTACGCCGGGAGCAATGGCATCCAATGTAATTTCCTACATGGCAGGGGCAGATGTGGCATACTCAATTGCATTGACAAGCACAAGCACTTTACTTTCTCCTGTACTCACACCCCTATGCACTTATATTTTCGGGAGTGTATATATTTCCGTGCCATTCTGGGATATGTTTATGAGCATTATAAAAATGGTAATTCTCCCGCTTATGATAGGTTTTGGAATTCGTTATTTGCTAAAAGAACGAATTAATCGCATTGTAGATATATTCCCTGCCATATCGTCTCTATGTATCGCATTTATTTGCGGATTGGTTGTAGCATTAAACGCAGACACATTCAAAGAAGTCTCTTTGTTAATTTTTTCCGCAGTAGTGCTACACAATTTTTTAGGGTTAGTTTTAGGATATGGTGCTGGGGTATTATATCGTTTTGATGAAAAACGAAGACGGACATTATCAATCGAAGTAGGTATGCAAAACGCAGGTTTAGGGACAATATTAGCATTGAACCATTTTTCTGCTGAAAGTGCCTTACCCAATGCACTATTCGCAACATGGTGCATCATTACAGCATCCGTATTAGCCGAACTATGGCAATGGAAAAATAGAAAAAGCCAACAAATTAACAATGAAAGTTAG